From Armatimonadota bacterium:
AGGAGCCCGTGCTGTTAAGTACGACAGAGCCGGCGCACGCAATTGCGTGGCGTCGCGGCGCTCGTCTCAACAGGATGGCCGCGCCCGTGGAATATGAGGGGCAGTTGATGGGCGTGCTCAGGGCGGAGAAGCCGCGCGCCTGGGACGCGTTTACTCCGGGCGACCTTCGCGCCTTCGCGCTGTTCGCGCGGCAATTGGGCGTCGCTCTTGAGAACACGCGGCTGACGGAACTGGACAGGGAACAGCAGCGCCTCCGACAGCGTGCACTGGATGCGGAACGGAACCGTATCTCCCGCGACCTGCACGACAGTTTCGTTCAATCCCTCGTACAGGTCGACTTGCACCTTGCCTACCTCGTCGGATTGATGGACAAGCGGCCCGATGCCGTCCGGGGCGAGATTGAACAACTGCAGAAGAACGTGCGGGCCGGCCTCGTTGAAGCGCGCAGCTACATGGCGGAATTGAAGCCGCTCCGAATCGAGCCCGGGGAGTTTTGCTCGGTGGCGCAGCGATACCTCGACGAATTCGGCCTCAAGCATCGCATCCCGATCTCGTTCGAGACCGATCACCGTGAACTGGACCTCGGTGCTGATGATTTGAGCGAACTGTTCGCCATGATGAGAGAGGGACTCAACAACGTAGCCAAGCATGCGAGCGCGACATGCGTTCGCATCACCGTCAATACTACCGAGTCTCACGTGGAACTCCGCGTCCAGGATGATGGGGTGGGGTTCGATACCGCGCTGGTTGATGATTTCCGGCGTGACGGCCATTTCGGGCTGGCCAACATCTGCGAGCGCGCCAATGGTATGGGCGCTGCGGTGGATTGGGCAAGCGCGCCCGGCAAGGGAACGACCCTCACAATCCTGGTGCCGCGCCGCATCCCGTCGGATATCTTGAAAGGAGTGCCCGTATGATTCGCGTTCTCATCGTGGACGACCACGCACTGGTCCGAGACGGCCTCACGAAGATTCTGGATCTGGAAGACGATATCGAGGTCCTCGGCACTGCCCCGGACGCCGCCGCGGGGCTGGCCGCCGTTCGTACATTCAAACCGGATATCGTTCTGCTGGACGTTCAATTGCCGGGGCGAAGCGGGCTTGATGCTCTTCCCGAGATGATCGACGCCTCGCCGGCAACCCGGTTCATCATACTGACCGGCTTCAGCGAGGGGGAGTACGGGTTTGAAGCGCTCAAGCGTGGCGCGAGAGGTTTTGTGCTAAAGGACGCCGCGTCATTGAGCCTCGTGAAGGCCATTCACGCGGTGCACGAAGGCGAGGTTTGGGCGGACAAGGATCTTACCAGCCGCCTCGTGGACGAATTCGTTCGGCTGTCACGGTTGCAGACGGCCGTCACAAGCCCCGTGGACAATCCGCTCACCAACCGGGAACGGGCGATCCTGACCCTGGTGGCCCAGGGTCAGACGAATTCGGCGATCGGGGAAGCTTTGTTTATCAGCGAGAAGACAGTCAAATCCCACCTTACGAATGTCTTCGATAAACTGAATGTCGAGGACCGATCGCAGGCGGCCATGACGGCCTTCAAACGAGGATACATTCAGATCAGTGATTAGCAAATTGGACTTGACTTTTTCTGCGTAATCCACGCTGTATAACTTGCATTCGCGGCCTCTTGGACATCAAATCCGGGAGGCCGATTTTCGGCGAAAGGTATGTCCTTCAATAACACCTTTCGGCCCAATTTGAGCGGCCTTAAGAATGGCTTTAGGTGCGTTCCCAACGGTAGCATGAGTAAGCCTGTTCTGACGTCCCCCAGGTTTGTGAGCCCGGTCTGTACGTGTCCCGAAACCATCCATGCCAACCGCTTCTCAACTTGATTTTGGATTGCGCGAGACCACCACGCAGGAAGCGTGGGCTGCCGCCTTACACTTGGCTCGCGAGCGAACAGGCGTCCCTACTTTCGAATCCTGGCTGCGCGATCTTAAGCCAAGCGCTGTTGAGGACAACGCCCTCGTAATCGGTGCGCCGTCCGAGTTCAAGCGCTCGTGGGTCGAAAAGAAGTACGCGTCCCTGCTCGAGGAGTGTGTGGAGGCTGCATTCGGAGAGCCGGTGCGGCTTCGCTTCTCGGTAACAGAGCACGCCGCGTCCGATGCGGCGCCGGAGCCCCGCGCAACGAAGAGGGACACGTTCACATCGAGGCCCGTCGCCGCGGTGACCACCCGGACCGCGGAAGCGATCTCCGACGAGGCCATGTTCGGCGGTGTGCCGCTTAACGAACGGTATACCTTCGATACTTTCGTGGTCGGGGCCTGCAACCGCCTGGCCCAGGCCGGCGCCATCGCCGCGGCCCGGAAACCTGGCGCGGCTTTCAACCCGTTGTTCCTCTACGGGGGCGCGGGGCTCGGCAAGACCCATTTGATGCACGCGATCGGCCACGGTGCCAAGGCGGACAATCCCCGCTGCCGCGTCGCCTACATGTCCGGAGAGTCGTTCACCACCCAGTACGTCGCCGCTATCCGTGAACGCAAGATGGACGAGTTCCGCCGTCGTTTCCGGCACGCCGATGTCTGGCTGGTAGACGATATCCAGTTCATCGCGGACAAGGAACGGACCGAAGAGGAGTTCTTTCACACGTTCAACACACTGCGGGACACAGGCAAACAGATCGTTCTGAGCAGCGACCGTGCTCCCAAGGACCTGCGTCTCGATAACCGTCTTCGTTCCCGTTTCGAAGCGGGCCTGATCGCGGATATCGGCGCGCCAGACCTTGAGACGCGCATCGCCATACTTCAGGCCAAGGCTCAGGTTGAAGGCGCTCCGATCCCCGATGATGTGCTCCTGTACATGGCGGAGTTAGTACAAAGCAACATACGCGTACTCGAGGGCGCCCTGATCAAACTGCTGGCGTATGCGAGCGTGACACACAGCGCCATTACGCAGCAACTCGCCGGGGACGTCTTGGGCTCCTATTTCTCCCAGCGCTGCGGGGAGGAGGGGGTGACTCCGGACGAGGTGAAGAAGGCCGTCGCCCAGGCATTCGATGTCACCGTCGCCGAGATCAACGGAACGTGCCGCTCGCGGGCCATCGTCTTCGCCCGCCAGGTGAGCATGCACCTCATCCGCGAGCTCACGGGCGCCAGCCTGCCGGAGATAGGCCGCAATTTCGGCGGAAAGGACCACAGCACCGTTGTCCACTCCTGCCAGAAGATCCGCGCGCTCCTCAAGTCAGACCTCGATCTGTCCAAGCGGCTTGCCGAACTGACGGAGGGACTGCGCAAGAGCGCATAGGCTTCGGCGCGGGTTGAAGCGAGTCACGAGCTCCGAGCGATCCGCGGCGCCTGGTCGGCCGAAGGAATCCGGCTATGCCTCATCAACCGTCTTGGCCGGAAGACAGATTTCACGCTCAGACGCCCAGATGTTTCGGGCGGGAAGAACGCATGCCGGGCTCTAGCCATCACTGCTGTCAACGAGGTCGCGAAGCGGTCGGGACTCCAACTGGAAGTGGAAATCGATCACTTCGTCCAGCTCAATATCGCCCATCGCTTTGAACCGGATGGCGTCATCGCCGGAGATCTCCAGCCCAGCCCTTGCCGCCCTCCCGCTGCCTGCGCCCTGAGGTACGAACCTCTCGCCCAGGCGTTTGCATCGCGGACAGCGGAACTTCACATAAAGAAATCCCGGGCTCATCAGCCGCGGAAACCGGCCATGTTGCAGGATGTCTTTCTCCTGCACAATTTGCCCGCAGTGACAGGTTATTACAGTCTCTGTGTCCATGGTTGAATACTCCAGGCGGCCGCAATCGGATCACGTAGTCCTCGCAGAGTTACAGTGGGCAATTATAGCAGCGCGTGGCGCGGGGCGGCGAACGCGTTTACATCGAAGCCGCGGCTGATTCCATCAGCGGGGGACACGTTGCAGATCACGCTTTTGAGGCGAGGCTGAGGGCGTAGCGGTCGGTCATGCCTGCCACGAAATCGACGGCCGCCTGAACAACGGCGCGGTCGGTATCGCCGTATTCCCTCGCGGCGACGGAGCGCAGCCAATCCGGCACGAAACCCGGGTCCGCCAGTGCACGGTCAAAAAGTGTGCGCACGACGTTCTCCACGTCCAGCCCCAGGTTCTTGTCCAGCTCCCGCGTGTAGACGCGCTCAAAGAGGAACTCCTTGAGCGTGTCCAGCAGACGGGCTGTCTCCGGGGAGAATCCGATCGGGTCCGCGTTCTGCGAATGCTCCACCAGATCGGTGATGACATAGGCCATCCGCTGCCCGGGCGTCCGTCCGAATACGCGCAGAACATCCTCGGGCAGATCATCTTCGCACAGGAACCCCGCGCGGACGGCGTCCTCGAAATCGTGGTGGACGTATGCCACCCGGTCTGCGATGCGGACGCATTGCCCTTCCATCGTGGCGGGCAGATCCTTCCCGGCAATGCCGGCACGGCCTTTGGAATGATGGCCGATCCCGTCCAGGACCTCCCACGTGAGGTTCAATCCGGCGCCCTGGTTTTCGAGAACCTCCACAACTCGCAGGCTCTGTTCGAAGTGGCGAAATCGGGCCGCGGGATCGTGGGATTGCAACGCGGCGTCGAGAGCCCTCTCGCCGGCGTGCCCGAACGGCGTATGGCCAAGGTCGTGCCCCAGCGCGATGGCTTCGGTGAGGTCCTCGTTTAATTCAAGCGCCCGGGCGACGGTCCGGGCGATCTGGGCGACCTCCAGGGTATGCGTGAGGCGCGTTCGATAGTGGTCGTTTTCGGTTGCCAGGAACACCTGGGTTTTGTGCTTCAGGCGCCGAAAGGACTTGCAGTGTAGGATACGGTCCCGATCGCGGGCAAAGGCGGTACGGATGGTGTCCGGCTCCTCGGGACGGGCACGGCCACGTGAGGACGCGCTACGGGCCCCCCTGGGCCCAAGGAATCGATCCTCCTTATCCTCCGTCCTTTCGCGAATGTTCATGGGCAAACGCGAGGTGTCAGTCCTTGTCGATCTCGATGCTAAGTTGGCTGACAATGACGGCCGCCGCTGCTATGAGGATCGCGGTCAGGGCTGCCGCCTGAACCGGGATCTCCCGGATAGTGCGGCGTCCCAGTTTG
This genomic window contains:
- a CDS encoding response regulator transcription factor gives rise to the protein MIRVLIVDDHALVRDGLTKILDLEDDIEVLGTAPDAAAGLAAVRTFKPDIVLLDVQLPGRSGLDALPEMIDASPATRFIILTGFSEGEYGFEALKRGARGFVLKDAASLSLVKAIHAVHEGEVWADKDLTSRLVDEFVRLSRLQTAVTSPVDNPLTNRERAILTLVAQGQTNSAIGEALFISEKTVKSHLTNVFDKLNVEDRSQAAMTAFKRGYIQISD
- the dnaA gene encoding chromosomal replication initiator protein DnaA, whose translation is MPTASQLDFGLRETTTQEAWAAALHLARERTGVPTFESWLRDLKPSAVEDNALVIGAPSEFKRSWVEKKYASLLEECVEAAFGEPVRLRFSVTEHAASDAAPEPRATKRDTFTSRPVAAVTTRTAEAISDEAMFGGVPLNERYTFDTFVVGACNRLAQAGAIAAARKPGAAFNPLFLYGGAGLGKTHLMHAIGHGAKADNPRCRVAYMSGESFTTQYVAAIRERKMDEFRRRFRHADVWLVDDIQFIADKERTEEEFFHTFNTLRDTGKQIVLSSDRAPKDLRLDNRLRSRFEAGLIADIGAPDLETRIAILQAKAQVEGAPIPDDVLLYMAELVQSNIRVLEGALIKLLAYASVTHSAITQQLAGDVLGSYFSQRCGEEGVTPDEVKKAVAQAFDVTVAEINGTCRSRAIVFARQVSMHLIRELTGASLPEIGRNFGGKDHSTVVHSCQKIRALLKSDLDLSKRLAELTEGLRKSA
- a CDS encoding deoxyguanosinetriphosphate triphosphohydrolase, which gives rise to MNIRERTEDKEDRFLGPRGARSASSRGRARPEEPDTIRTAFARDRDRILHCKSFRRLKHKTQVFLATENDHYRTRLTHTLEVAQIARTVARALELNEDLTEAIALGHDLGHTPFGHAGERALDAALQSHDPAARFRHFEQSLRVVEVLENQGAGLNLTWEVLDGIGHHSKGRAGIAGKDLPATMEGQCVRIADRVAYVHHDFEDAVRAGFLCEDDLPEDVLRVFGRTPGQRMAYVITDLVEHSQNADPIGFSPETARLLDTLKEFLFERVYTRELDKNLGLDVENVVRTLFDRALADPGFVPDWLRSVAAREYGDTDRAVVQAAVDFVAGMTDRYALSLASKA